A genomic window from Streptomyces broussonetiae includes:
- the argF gene encoding ornithine carbamoyltransferase has protein sequence MATVPTALAGRHFLKELDFTDEEFRGLVELAAELKAAKKAGVETQYLRGRNIALVFEKTSTRTRCAFEVAAADQGAHTTYLDPAGSQIGHKESVKDTARVLGRMFDAIEYRGHGQGVVEELAIYAGVPVYNGLTDEWHPTQMLADVLTMTEHTDKPLAHVAFAYLGDARYNMGNSYLVTGALLGMDVRIVAPRVLWPDETIVQLARQLATASGARIALTEDVREGVRGTDFIATDVWVSMGEPKEVWDERIALLGPYAVTMDVLRATGNPDVKFLHCLPAFHDLGTAVGREIHERHGLTELEVTDEVFESEHSVVFDEAENRMHTIKAVLVATLAGASHSVA, from the coding sequence ATGGCGACAGTCCCGACCGCCCTCGCCGGCCGCCACTTCCTCAAGGAGCTGGACTTCACCGACGAGGAGTTCCGCGGCCTGGTCGAGCTGGCGGCCGAGCTGAAGGCCGCCAAGAAGGCGGGCGTGGAGACGCAGTACCTGCGCGGCCGGAACATCGCACTGGTCTTCGAGAAGACCTCGACGCGCACCCGCTGCGCGTTCGAGGTCGCCGCCGCCGACCAGGGCGCCCACACGACCTACCTCGACCCGGCCGGCTCGCAGATCGGGCACAAGGAGTCCGTGAAGGACACCGCGCGCGTCCTCGGCCGGATGTTCGACGCCATCGAGTACCGCGGGCACGGACAGGGCGTCGTCGAGGAGCTGGCCATCTACGCCGGCGTTCCCGTCTACAACGGCCTCACCGACGAGTGGCACCCCACCCAGATGCTCGCCGACGTGCTCACCATGACCGAGCACACCGACAAGCCCCTGGCCCACGTCGCCTTCGCCTACCTCGGCGACGCCCGCTACAACATGGGCAACTCCTACCTGGTCACCGGCGCCCTGCTCGGCATGGACGTGAGGATCGTCGCGCCCCGGGTGCTGTGGCCGGACGAGACGATCGTCCAGCTGGCCCGGCAGCTCGCCACCGCCTCCGGCGCCCGGATCGCGCTCACCGAGGACGTGCGGGAGGGGGTGCGCGGCACCGACTTCATCGCCACCGACGTATGGGTGTCGATGGGCGAGCCCAAGGAGGTCTGGGACGAGCGCATCGCGCTGCTCGGCCCGTACGCCGTGACCATGGACGTGCTGCGCGCCACCGGCAACCCGGACGTGAAGTTCCTGCACTGCCTGCCGGCCTTCCACGACCTCGGCACCGCCGTCGGTCGCGAGATCCACGAGCGGCACGGGCTGACCGAGCTGGAGGTCACCGACGAGGTCTTCGAGTCCGAGCACTCCGTCGTCTTCGACGAGGCGGAGAACCGGATGCACACGATCAAGGCGGTCCTCGTGGCCACCTTGGCGGGTGCGTCACACAGCGTTGCCTGA
- a CDS encoding amino acid permease, whose protein sequence is MPAPRIKSPHLLVAESGADREGHGLKRTMGLFQLICFGVGAIVGTGIFVGLSDSVAQAGPAVVVSFVLAAITCVFTAFSFAELGGAIPVSGSSYSFAYAGLGETTAFLVGWCLLLEYGVSVSAVAVGWSQYVNELLHSLTGLQLPAALSAGPGDGGVINLPAVIVIAMACVLLVRGVRESARATAAMAAVKLVILLAFCVIGYSAFKHGNLTPFSPAGLGGIGAGTTAAFFSYIGFDAITTAGEEAKNPRRDIPIAIMVCMGLVTLLYCAVALAATGAIGGKQVAGRPAALSYVVNEVTGSTVGGAVIAFGAVVAIASVVLAVMYGQTRILMSMSRDGLIPRVFEKVNPKTSTPVAGTLIVAAVFALPAAFASLDAVMNLCTIGTLAIMAVVNIAVMALRRREPGLDRSFRVPLYPVGPLLGIAFCLYLMYETGWRTWLQFAVFLVVGLAVYVAYGRRRSTLAGTAPEVTRGAAAEREPQAV, encoded by the coding sequence ATGCCCGCTCCCCGCATCAAGTCCCCGCACCTGCTGGTCGCCGAATCCGGTGCCGACCGCGAGGGACACGGCCTCAAGCGCACGATGGGCCTCTTCCAGCTCATCTGCTTCGGGGTCGGCGCCATCGTCGGCACCGGCATCTTCGTCGGCCTGTCCGACTCTGTCGCCCAGGCCGGCCCCGCCGTCGTCGTCTCCTTCGTCCTCGCCGCGATCACCTGCGTCTTCACCGCCTTCTCCTTCGCGGAGCTGGGCGGCGCGATCCCGGTCTCCGGCTCCTCGTACTCCTTCGCCTACGCCGGGCTCGGCGAGACCACCGCCTTCCTGGTCGGCTGGTGCCTGCTGCTGGAGTACGGCGTCTCCGTCTCGGCCGTCGCCGTCGGCTGGAGCCAGTACGTCAACGAACTGCTGCACAGCCTCACCGGCCTGCAGCTTCCGGCCGCCCTGTCCGCCGGCCCCGGCGACGGCGGGGTCATCAACCTGCCCGCCGTGATCGTCATCGCCATGGCCTGCGTCCTGCTGGTGCGCGGCGTGCGCGAGAGCGCCCGGGCCACCGCCGCCATGGCCGCGGTCAAGCTCGTCATCCTGCTGGCCTTCTGCGTCATCGGCTACAGCGCCTTCAAGCACGGAAACCTCACCCCGTTCTCGCCGGCCGGCCTCGGTGGCATCGGCGCGGGCACCACCGCCGCGTTCTTCTCCTACATCGGCTTCGACGCGATCACCACCGCAGGTGAGGAGGCGAAGAACCCGCGCCGGGACATCCCGATCGCGATCATGGTCTGCATGGGCCTGGTCACCCTGCTGTACTGCGCGGTCGCACTCGCCGCGACCGGCGCCATCGGCGGCAAGCAGGTCGCCGGCCGCCCCGCGGCCCTCTCCTACGTAGTCAACGAGGTCACGGGCTCGACCGTCGGCGGCGCGGTGATCGCCTTCGGCGCGGTCGTCGCCATCGCCTCCGTCGTCCTCGCCGTGATGTACGGCCAGACCCGCATCCTGATGTCGATGTCCCGGGACGGCCTGATCCCGCGCGTCTTCGAGAAGGTCAACCCCAAGACCTCCACCCCGGTCGCGGGCACCCTGATCGTCGCGGCCGTCTTCGCGCTCCCGGCAGCCTTCGCCTCGCTGGACGCCGTGATGAACCTGTGCACCATCGGCACCCTCGCGATCATGGCCGTCGTCAACATCGCGGTGATGGCCCTGCGCCGTCGCGAGCCGGGCCTCGACCGCAGCTTCCGGGTGCCGCTGTACCCCGTGGGCCCGCTGCTCGGCATCGCTTTCTGCCTGTACCTGATGTACGAGACCGGCTGGCGGACCTGGCTGCAGTTCGCCGTGTTCCTCGTGGTGGGCCTCGCGGTCTACGTCGCCTACGGCCGCCGTCGCTCCACGCTGGCCGGGACGGCTCCCGAGGTCACGCGGGGCGCCGCCGCCGAACGGGAACCGCAGGCAGTGTGA
- a CDS encoding PaaX family transcriptional regulator translates to MINVSEQHAPRSLIVTLYGAYGRFMPGPVPVAELIRLLAAVGVDAPSVRSSVSRLKRRGLLLPARTATGAAGYELSPEARQLLDDGDRRIYATAPPEDEGWVLAVFSVPESERQKRHVLRSRLSGLGFGTAAPGVWIAPARLYDETEHTLRRLHLDPYVDFFRGEHLGFAATAEAVARWWDLTAIAKEHEGFLDRHAPVLRTWERRTGTPPEEAYRDYLLALDSWRHLPYSDPGLPSQLLPAGWPGVRSAEVFRGLHARLRDAGAEFAGVRGTGRV, encoded by the coding sequence ATGATCAACGTGTCCGAGCAGCACGCCCCCCGGTCCCTCATCGTCACGCTCTACGGCGCGTACGGCCGCTTCATGCCCGGCCCCGTGCCCGTAGCCGAGCTGATCCGACTGCTGGCCGCGGTCGGCGTGGACGCGCCCTCCGTCCGCTCCTCGGTGTCCCGGCTCAAACGGCGCGGCCTGCTGCTCCCGGCCCGCACGGCCACCGGCGCGGCCGGCTACGAACTCTCCCCCGAGGCACGCCAGTTGCTGGACGACGGCGACCGGCGCATCTACGCCACCGCACCCCCCGAGGACGAGGGCTGGGTGCTGGCGGTCTTCTCCGTGCCCGAGTCGGAGCGGCAGAAACGGCATGTGCTGCGCTCCCGGCTGTCGGGCCTGGGCTTCGGCACCGCGGCCCCCGGGGTGTGGATCGCCCCGGCCCGGCTGTACGACGAGACGGAACACACCCTGCGCCGACTCCACTTGGACCCTTACGTCGACTTCTTCCGCGGTGAGCATCTGGGCTTCGCGGCGACGGCCGAGGCGGTCGCCCGCTGGTGGGACCTGACCGCGATCGCCAAGGAGCACGAGGGGTTCCTGGACAGGCACGCTCCGGTCCTGCGCACCTGGGAGCGCCGCACGGGCACCCCGCCCGAGGAGGCCTACCGCGACTACCTGCTCGCCCTAGACTCCTGGCGCCACCTGCCCTACAGCGACCCCGGCCTGCCCTCCCAGCTGCTGCCCGCGGGCTGGCCGGGCGTGCGCTCGGCGGAGGTCTTCCGCGGGCTGCACGCACGGCTGCGGGACGCGGGGGCGGAGTTCGCCGGGGTGCGAGGGACCGGCCGGGTGTGA
- a CDS encoding ATP-binding protein yields MNGLALHERSTESASWRIALPHTAAAVPVARALVRTALAEVEHAADSDTAELLTAELVANAVEHTAGRGPIELVVELLPTGCQVEVHDPDPAPPGHLARPVIEAPDPWQEGGRGLLLIRALSSSCGHRPTPSGKAVWFTLPAVPAQRRPA; encoded by the coding sequence ATGAACGGACTCGCCTTGCACGAACGCTCCACCGAATCGGCCTCCTGGCGCATCGCGCTGCCGCACACCGCCGCGGCGGTGCCCGTGGCGCGCGCTCTGGTGCGTACGGCGCTCGCCGAGGTGGAGCACGCGGCCGACAGCGACACCGCGGAGCTGCTCACGGCCGAGCTGGTGGCCAACGCGGTGGAGCACACCGCCGGGCGCGGCCCGATAGAGCTGGTGGTGGAGCTGCTGCCGACCGGCTGCCAGGTCGAGGTGCACGATCCGGACCCGGCGCCGCCCGGCCATCTGGCCCGGCCGGTGATCGAGGCGCCCGACCCCTGGCAGGAGGGCGGGCGCGGGCTGCTGCTGATCCGCGCCCTCAGCTCGTCCTGCGGGCACCGCCCCACCCCGTCGGGCAAGGCGGTGTGGTTCACACTGCCTGCGGTTCCCGCTCAGCGCCGGCCGGCGTGA
- a CDS encoding epoxide hydrolase family protein yields the protein MPRPTSDVQAFEAHATDADLDDLRARLAVARLPEAETVHRAAPGHRRWEQGVPLADLVDVVNYWRTGYDWRSFEERLDRIGQFRTTIDDLGIHFLHRRSARADATPLLLTHGWPGSIAEFIDVVDELADPKDAAAPAFHVVVPSLPGFGYSDKPATTGWGTERIAAAWVELMERLGYSKFAAHGGDWGGNITTVLGGRFPAHVLGIHTTFAEAPPGLTTDGLTAVERKWTEETRDFWRHRAAYAKQQATRPQTIGYSLVDSPVGLLAWILDKFAEWSDTEDSPFETISRDRVLDDVTLYWLTRTGASSARIYYESHNSLDPELRVDVPSAISMYPRDIEKCPRPWAQERYRQIVRWRAPEIGGHFPSLEVPEYFVKDLKEGLAAVLAANR from the coding sequence ATGCCCCGTCCGACCAGCGACGTGCAAGCATTTGAAGCCCACGCAACTGACGCCGACCTCGACGATCTGCGCGCGCGACTGGCCGTGGCGCGACTACCGGAGGCCGAGACGGTCCATCGCGCCGCGCCCGGCCATCGCCGATGGGAACAGGGTGTTCCTCTCGCCGACCTCGTCGATGTCGTGAACTACTGGCGCACCGGGTACGACTGGCGCTCGTTCGAAGAGCGCCTCGACCGTATCGGCCAGTTCCGCACGACCATTGATGATCTGGGAATCCACTTCCTGCACCGCCGATCCGCGCGCGCAGATGCCACTCCTCTGCTCCTGACGCACGGCTGGCCGGGCAGCATTGCCGAGTTCATCGATGTAGTGGACGAGCTGGCAGATCCGAAAGACGCCGCAGCGCCGGCGTTCCACGTCGTGGTCCCGTCGCTACCAGGATTTGGGTACAGCGACAAACCGGCCACCACCGGGTGGGGAACCGAAAGGATCGCGGCCGCATGGGTGGAGCTGATGGAAAGGCTCGGCTACAGCAAGTTCGCAGCCCACGGCGGCGACTGGGGAGGCAATATCACCACGGTCCTCGGCGGCAGGTTCCCGGCGCATGTTCTCGGCATCCACACGACGTTCGCGGAGGCGCCGCCCGGGTTGACAACGGACGGGCTGACGGCGGTCGAGCGCAAGTGGACCGAGGAGACCCGCGATTTCTGGCGCCACCGCGCGGCGTACGCGAAGCAGCAGGCGACCCGGCCGCAGACCATCGGCTACTCGCTCGTCGACTCACCGGTCGGGCTTCTTGCCTGGATCCTGGACAAGTTCGCCGAGTGGTCGGACACCGAGGACAGCCCGTTCGAGACGATTTCCAGAGACAGGGTTCTTGACGACGTCACCCTGTATTGGCTGACGCGGACCGGCGCATCGTCGGCCCGCATCTACTACGAAAGCCACAACTCGCTGGACCCCGAACTTCGGGTCGACGTCCCGTCGGCGATCAGTATGTATCCCCGCGACATCGAGAAGTGTCCGCGCCCCTGGGCACAGGAGCGGTACCGGCAGATCGTCCGGTGGAGGGCGCCCGAAATCGGGGGACACTTCCCGTCTCTGGAGGTTCCCGAGTATTTCGTCAAAGATCTGAAAGAGGGCCTCGCGGCAGTGCTGGCCGCCAATCGGTGA
- a CDS encoding bifunctional salicylyl-CoA 5-hydroxylase/oxidoreductase, whose product MKVAVIGGGPGGLYAAALLKRLDPAREITLWERNAPDDTFGFGVVLSDETLGGIEHADPVVYEALQRDFVRWDDIDIVHRGTTHRSGGHGFAALGRRRLLQILHERCRSLGVDIRFRTEAPHPDELSAQYDLVIAADGVHSTTRETYAHVFNPQVTAHRCRYIWLGADFPFDAFRFEIAETEHGVMQLHGYPYAADSSTVIIEMREEVWRAAGLDDVTPNESIERCAKIFSDALRGRPLHSNNSTWTTFRTVVNDHWSHNNVVLLGDAAHTAHFSIGSGTKLAVEDALALAACLEEQPDVARALAAYEDERRPVVASTQRAARASLEWFENLRLHLGQPPRQFAFNLLTRSRRVTHDNLRLRDEHFTEAVEREFGCPPGTPPMFTPFRLRGLTLRNRVVVSPMDMYCATDGVPGDFHLVHLGARALGGAGLVMTEMVCVSAEGRITPGCAGLYTGRQAEAWRRVTDFVHAQAPGTAIGVQLGHSGRKGSTRLMWEGMDEPLPEGNWPLVAASPLPYKPGSQLPRQLSRAQLTDIREQFTAAAWRAARAGFDLLELHCAHGYLLSGFLSPLTNRRSDAYGGSLHKRLRFPLEVFDAVRAVWPAERPMTVRISATDWAEGGTSAEDAVGIARAFAAHGADAIDVSTGQVVAEERPEFGRSYQTPFADRIRHEAGMPVIAVGAISSWDDVNSLILAGRTDLCALARPHLYDPHWTLHAAAEQGYDGPGVRWPAPYRAGSRPPQTGRTDAPKPRLTLDR is encoded by the coding sequence ATGAAGGTCGCCGTCATCGGGGGCGGTCCCGGTGGTCTGTACGCCGCCGCCCTGCTCAAACGCCTTGACCCGGCCCGTGAGATCACCCTGTGGGAACGCAACGCCCCCGACGACACCTTCGGCTTCGGCGTGGTCCTCTCCGACGAGACCCTCGGCGGCATCGAACACGCCGACCCGGTGGTCTACGAAGCCCTGCAACGGGACTTCGTCCGCTGGGACGACATCGACATCGTGCACCGGGGTACGACCCACCGCTCGGGCGGACACGGCTTCGCCGCGCTGGGCCGACGCCGCCTCCTGCAGATCCTGCACGAGCGCTGCCGCTCCCTCGGCGTGGACATCCGCTTTCGCACCGAGGCCCCGCATCCGGACGAGCTGTCGGCGCAGTACGACCTGGTCATCGCCGCCGACGGTGTGCACAGCACCACCCGTGAGACCTACGCTCATGTGTTCAACCCCCAGGTGACGGCGCACCGCTGCCGCTATATCTGGCTGGGCGCCGACTTCCCCTTCGACGCCTTCCGCTTCGAGATCGCCGAGACCGAGCACGGCGTGATGCAGCTGCACGGCTACCCGTATGCGGCCGACTCCTCCACCGTGATCATCGAAATGCGCGAGGAGGTCTGGAGGGCGGCCGGACTCGACGACGTCACCCCGAACGAGTCCATCGAGCGTTGCGCCAAGATCTTCTCCGACGCCCTGCGCGGCCGCCCGCTGCACTCCAACAACTCGACGTGGACGACCTTCCGCACGGTGGTCAACGACCACTGGTCCCACAACAACGTCGTTCTCCTGGGCGACGCCGCCCACACCGCCCACTTCTCCATCGGCTCCGGCACCAAGCTCGCCGTCGAGGACGCCCTTGCGCTGGCCGCCTGTCTCGAGGAACAACCGGACGTGGCGCGGGCGCTGGCGGCGTACGAGGACGAGCGCAGGCCCGTCGTCGCCTCCACCCAGCGGGCCGCCCGGGCCAGCCTGGAGTGGTTCGAGAACCTGCGGCTGCACCTCGGGCAGCCGCCGCGCCAGTTCGCCTTCAACCTGCTCACCCGCAGCCGCCGGGTCACGCACGACAACCTCCGGCTGCGCGACGAGCACTTCACCGAGGCCGTCGAGCGCGAGTTCGGCTGCCCGCCCGGCACGCCCCCGATGTTCACCCCCTTCCGGTTGCGCGGTCTGACCCTGCGCAACCGGGTGGTGGTGTCGCCGATGGACATGTACTGCGCCACCGACGGCGTCCCCGGCGACTTCCACCTCGTCCACCTGGGCGCCCGGGCACTCGGCGGCGCCGGGCTCGTCATGACCGAGATGGTGTGCGTGAGCGCGGAGGGCCGGATCACCCCGGGCTGCGCCGGTCTCTACACCGGCCGGCAGGCCGAGGCATGGCGGCGGGTCACCGACTTCGTGCACGCCCAGGCCCCCGGCACCGCGATCGGCGTCCAGCTCGGCCACTCGGGCCGCAAGGGCTCCACCAGGCTGATGTGGGAGGGCATGGACGAACCGCTGCCCGAGGGCAACTGGCCGCTCGTCGCCGCCTCCCCGCTGCCGTACAAGCCGGGAAGCCAGCTGCCGCGCCAGCTGTCCCGGGCCCAACTGACCGACATTCGCGAGCAGTTCACAGCCGCCGCCTGGCGGGCCGCCCGAGCCGGGTTCGATCTGCTCGAACTGCACTGCGCCCACGGCTATCTGCTCTCCGGCTTCCTCTCCCCGCTCACCAACCGGCGCAGCGACGCCTACGGCGGCTCACTGCACAAGCGGCTGCGGTTCCCGCTGGAGGTCTTCGACGCCGTCCGCGCGGTCTGGCCGGCCGAACGGCCGATGACCGTCCGCATCTCCGCCACCGACTGGGCCGAGGGCGGGACGAGTGCCGAGGACGCCGTCGGGATCGCCCGCGCCTTCGCCGCGCACGGCGCCGACGCGATCGACGTCTCCACCGGGCAGGTGGTGGCCGAGGAGCGGCCGGAGTTCGGGCGGTCGTACCAGACGCCGTTCGCCGACCGGATCCGGCACGAGGCGGGGATGCCGGTGATCGCGGTCGGCGCGATCTCCTCCTGGGACGACGTCAACTCCCTGATCCTCGCCGGACGCACCGACCTGTGCGCGCTGGCCCGCCCGCACCTGTACGACCCGCACTGGACCCTGCACGCGGCGGCCGAGCAGGGTTACGACGGCCCGGGTGTCCGCTGGCCCGCCCCCTACCGCGCGGGCAGCCGCCCCCCGCAGACCGGCCGCACGGACGCCCCGAAGCCCCGGCTGACCCTCGATCGCTGA
- a CDS encoding enoyl-CoA hydratase family protein, with protein MSPFTGSAARTPDWEHLRVRLTDGVATVTLARPDKLNALTFGGYADLRDLLAELSRERAVRALVLAGEGRGFCSGGDVDEIIGATLAMDTAQLLDFNRMTGQVVRAIRECPFPVIAAVHGVAAGAGAVLALAADFRVADPSARFAFLFTRVGLSGGDMGAAYLLPRVVGLGHATRLLMLGEPVRAPEAERIGLISELTEEGRADEAAHALARRLADGPALAHAQTKALLTAELDMPLAAAIELDASTQALLMNGADYAEFHAAFTEKRPPKWQGR; from the coding sequence ATGAGTCCCTTCACCGGCTCCGCCGCCCGCACCCCCGACTGGGAGCATCTGCGGGTCCGTCTCACCGACGGGGTCGCCACGGTCACCCTCGCCCGGCCCGACAAGCTCAACGCCCTCACCTTCGGCGGCTACGCCGACCTGCGCGACCTGCTCGCCGAACTGTCCCGGGAGCGCGCGGTGCGCGCCCTGGTGCTGGCAGGCGAGGGCCGCGGCTTCTGCTCCGGCGGCGACGTGGACGAGATCATCGGCGCCACCCTCGCCATGGACACCGCCCAGCTGCTCGACTTCAACCGGATGACCGGCCAGGTGGTGCGGGCCATCCGCGAATGCCCCTTCCCGGTGATCGCCGCCGTGCACGGGGTGGCGGCCGGCGCGGGAGCGGTGCTCGCCCTCGCGGCCGACTTCCGGGTGGCGGACCCCTCGGCCCGCTTCGCCTTCCTCTTCACCCGCGTCGGCCTGTCCGGCGGCGACATGGGCGCGGCCTACCTGCTGCCCCGGGTCGTCGGCCTCGGCCACGCCACCCGCCTGCTCATGCTGGGAGAACCGGTCCGCGCCCCCGAGGCCGAGCGCATCGGACTGATCAGCGAGCTGACGGAGGAGGGCAGGGCGGACGAGGCGGCCCACGCCCTGGCCCGCCGCCTGGCCGACGGCCCGGCCCTGGCCCACGCCCAGACGAAGGCCCTGCTGACCGCCGAGCTGGACATGCCCCTGGCGGCGGCGATCGAACTGGACGCCTCGACCCAGGCGCTGCTGATGAACGGCGCGGACTACGCCGAGTTCCACGCGGCCTTCACGGAGAAGCGCCCGCCCAAGTGGCAGGGGAGGTGA
- a CDS encoding AMP-binding protein has protein sequence MHRSAHVDTFARDHLPPPDEWPELRFDLPELDYPDRLNCAAELLGHTAADRPVFRTPAGPGWTYGELRERVDRIAHALTGDLGVVPGNRVLLRGPTTPWLAACWLAVLKAGAIAVTVLDRQRPQELATMCDIALVRHALCDIRSVEDLAKADIPGLRITTYGGDGPDDLLNRPVPGTPYPAVDTAADDVALIAFTSGTTGRPKGCMHFHRDVLAIADTFSRHVLRPRADDVFTGSPPLGFTFGLGGLVVFPLRAGASSLLLEQAGPRHLLSAITAHRVSVLFTAPTAYRAMLEELDGHDLSSLRRCVSAGENLPAATWRAWHERTGVRLINGIGATELLHIFVSAADERIRPGTTGVPVPGWQARVQDTDGRPVADGEPGLLAVRGPVGCRYLADPRQRVYVRDGWNVTGDTYVREPDGYLRYVARADDMIISAGYNIAGPEVEDALLRHPDVMETAVVGRPDEARGQVAVAYTVLREGAPHDPEALRTFLLSELAPYKCPREFVFLPALPRTATGKLQRFRLRTDGDQQ, from the coding sequence ATGCACCGCTCGGCCCACGTCGACACCTTCGCGCGCGACCACCTGCCCCCGCCGGACGAGTGGCCCGAACTGCGCTTCGACCTGCCGGAACTGGACTACCCCGACCGGCTGAACTGCGCCGCGGAACTGCTGGGCCACACCGCGGCCGACCGCCCGGTCTTCCGCACCCCGGCCGGCCCCGGCTGGACGTACGGGGAGTTGCGCGAGCGCGTCGACCGCATCGCGCACGCGCTCACCGGCGACCTGGGCGTGGTCCCCGGCAACCGGGTGCTGCTGCGCGGCCCGACCACGCCCTGGCTCGCCGCCTGCTGGCTGGCCGTACTGAAGGCGGGCGCCATAGCGGTCACCGTGCTGGACCGGCAGCGCCCGCAGGAGCTGGCGACCATGTGCGACATCGCCCTGGTGCGGCACGCACTGTGCGACATCCGGTCGGTGGAGGACCTGGCCAAGGCCGACATACCCGGGCTGCGGATCACGACATACGGCGGTGACGGCCCGGACGACCTGCTCAACCGCCCGGTGCCCGGCACTCCGTACCCGGCTGTGGACACCGCCGCCGACGACGTCGCCCTGATCGCGTTCACCTCCGGCACCACGGGTCGCCCGAAAGGGTGCATGCACTTCCACCGGGACGTGCTGGCGATCGCCGACACCTTCTCCCGGCATGTGCTGCGCCCCCGTGCGGACGACGTGTTCACCGGCAGTCCCCCGCTCGGCTTCACCTTCGGCCTCGGCGGGCTGGTGGTCTTCCCGCTACGGGCCGGCGCCAGCAGCCTCCTGCTGGAACAGGCAGGTCCCCGGCACCTGCTCTCCGCCATCACCGCGCACCGGGTCTCGGTGCTGTTCACCGCGCCGACCGCCTACCGCGCCATGCTGGAGGAGCTGGACGGGCACGACCTCTCGTCGCTGCGGCGCTGTGTGTCGGCCGGCGAGAACCTGCCCGCGGCCACCTGGCGGGCCTGGCACGAGCGCACCGGCGTGCGCCTCATCAACGGCATCGGCGCCACCGAACTGCTGCACATCTTCGTGTCGGCCGCCGACGAACGCATCCGGCCCGGGACCACCGGCGTGCCGGTGCCGGGCTGGCAGGCGCGGGTCCAGGACACGGACGGCCGCCCGGTGGCCGACGGCGAGCCCGGACTGCTGGCCGTGCGCGGCCCCGTCGGCTGCCGCTATCTGGCGGACCCGCGCCAGCGGGTGTACGTGCGGGACGGCTGGAACGTCACCGGTGACACCTACGTCCGCGAACCCGACGGCTATCTGCGCTATGTGGCCCGCGCCGACGACATGATCATCTCCGCCGGGTACAACATCGCCGGACCGGAGGTGGAGGATGCGCTGCTGCGCCATCCGGACGTCATGGAGACGGCGGTCGTGGGCCGCCCCGACGAGGCGCGCGGACAGGTGGCCGTGGCCTACACGGTGCTGCGCGAGGGAGCACCGCACGACCCCGAGGCCCTGCGCACCTTCCTGCTTTCCGAACTGGCACCCTACAAATGCCCGCGCGAGTTCGTCTTCCTGCCCGCCCTTCCCCGCACGGCCACCGGCAAGTTGCAGCGGTTCCGCCTGCGCACCGATGGTGACCAGCAGTGA
- a CDS encoding CGNR zinc finger domain-containing protein: MPAAFPDFRLGNVLATSFTGTLSERHGNAVERIPTPHRLVDWLAVNGLAVDSCTPAQLDLARELRESIHAAATAAAIQHALPASAVQVINDCSARGRAAAILTPEGERKWRLGSASSVEDALSVIAADAISIIAGERDGKLALCASPTCQAAFFDTSRSRTRRWCDMNTCGNRQKKARFNANQRKKLGSAQ, encoded by the coding sequence ATGCCTGCTGCGTTCCCTGACTTCCGCCTCGGCAACGTGCTGGCGACCAGCTTCACGGGGACCCTGTCGGAGCGTCACGGCAACGCCGTGGAGCGCATTCCCACGCCGCACCGACTCGTCGACTGGCTGGCGGTGAACGGCCTCGCCGTGGACTCCTGCACCCCAGCCCAGCTCGACCTCGCCCGGGAACTGAGGGAGTCGATTCACGCCGCCGCGACAGCCGCCGCGATCCAGCACGCTCTCCCCGCGTCCGCTGTCCAGGTCATCAATGACTGCAGCGCTCGGGGTCGGGCCGCGGCGATCCTGACGCCCGAGGGTGAGCGGAAATGGCGGCTCGGCTCGGCTTCCAGCGTGGAAGATGCCCTCAGCGTGATCGCCGCCGACGCGATCAGCATCATCGCAGGCGAACGAGACGGAAAACTGGCCCTGTGTGCATCACCGACCTGCCAGGCCGCCTTCTTCGACACCAGCCGAAGTCGCACCCGTAGATGGTGCGACATGAACACGTGCGGGAATCGCCAGAAGAAAGCGCGCTTCAATGCCAACCAGCGCAAGAAACTCGGATCGGCGCAGTGA